One part of the Amyelois transitella isolate CPQ chromosome 10, ilAmyTran1.1, whole genome shotgun sequence genome encodes these proteins:
- the LOC106133061 gene encoding uncharacterized protein LOC106133061: MWCSVSIIIVLGYVSAQELTEDQYSSKLGHLKEIPRRFEVRGKQSNLFTKYVNDIQKIADANNFTVLYKVKVDLAKPQNKKHLKKITFKSKKVKSKKYNVPLKKQSMKLSNFEIMLRKIAEENGVRGRMRKVDEHEHFTTENVLLPQFYNSKQFKFLKFKPEVSRIKINYTKIVKPVKNKVITLTSKIE, translated from the exons ATGTGGTGTTCAGTTTCAATTATAATCGTTTTAGGATATGTCAGTGCCCAAGAACTTACTGAAG ACCAATACTCGTCAAAATTAGGTCATCTAAAAGAAATACCCAGACGATTCGAAGTTCGCGGCAAACAAAGCAATCTATTCACGAAATACGTCAatgacatacaaaaaatagccGACGCGAACAACTTCACTGTACTATACAAAGTGAAAGTGGACTTAGCTAAGCCACAAAACAAGAAACATTTGAAGAAGATCACTTTTAAGTCAAAGAAGGTGAAATCAAAGAAGTACAATGTGCCGCTGAAAAAGCAGAGTATGAAATTGTCCAACTTCGAGATCATGCTAAGAAAAATCGCAGAAGAGAATGGCGTACGTGGTAGAATGCGTAAAGTAGATGAACACGAACACTTCACGACTGAGAATGTACTGTTACCGCAATTCTATAACAGCAAACAGTTCAAATTTCTCAAATTCAAACCAGAAGTGAGcagaatcaaaataaattacaccAAAATCGTTAAGcctgttaaaaataaagttataactTTGACATCgaaaattgaatga